In the genome of Granulibacter bethesdensis CGDNIH1, one region contains:
- a CDS encoding SDR family oxidoreductase: MRVFLTGATGFIGSHIIPELLDRGHQVLGLTRSDAGARQLEAAGVDVHRGNLEMPETLARAVLEADAVIHCAFDHDFANFVENTKKDERNIAAMGEALEGTRKPILITSGVGIGTPLNGGPATEDVLNPHHANPRIATELAGAALMARRIDVRTIRLPQVHDTTRAGLITPLTAEARRAGAVAYVGEGQARWSAAHVSDVAKLYVLALEKGEPGARYHASAEEGVTARAIAEAIGKGSGLPVRSVAADEVEHYFGWMSPFVSLDMTASNAWTRARIGWVPTGPDLLTDLAAMDYSVITAA; the protein is encoded by the coding sequence ATGCGGGTGTTCCTGACCGGCGCGACCGGCTTCATCGGTTCGCATATCATTCCCGAACTGCTCGACCGTGGCCATCAGGTGCTCGGTCTCACGCGATCCGACGCAGGCGCACGTCAGCTTGAAGCAGCCGGTGTCGATGTCCATCGCGGTAATCTGGAAATGCCCGAGACGCTTGCACGAGCCGTCTTGGAGGCCGATGCGGTGATCCACTGCGCGTTCGACCATGATTTCGCGAACTTCGTCGAGAACACCAAGAAGGACGAGCGCAACATCGCGGCCATGGGAGAGGCGCTGGAGGGAACGAGAAAGCCGATCCTGATCACTTCGGGGGTCGGCATCGGCACCCCGCTGAATGGCGGGCCAGCGACAGAAGACGTGCTGAACCCGCACCACGCCAATCCGCGCATCGCGACGGAACTCGCAGGCGCGGCACTCATGGCGCGACGCATTGATGTGCGTACGATCCGATTGCCCCAAGTGCACGACACTACCAGGGCCGGGCTGATCACGCCGCTGACCGCCGAAGCACGTCGGGCGGGGGCGGTGGCTTATGTCGGCGAGGGGCAAGCGCGCTGGTCCGCCGCGCACGTCAGCGACGTGGCGAAGCTCTACGTGCTAGCCCTCGAAAAGGGCGAACCGGGCGCACGTTACCATGCCTCGGCGGAGGAGGGCGTCACCGCGCGCGCCATTGCCGAGGCGATCGGCAAGGGCAGCGGGCTACCAGTGCGCTCCGTCGCGGCGGACGAGGTCGAACATTATTTCGGTTGGATGAGCCCCTTTGTGAGCCTCGACATGACGGCGTCGAATGCCTGGACGCGCGCAAGGATCGGGTGGGTGCCGACCGGGCCCGATCTCCTCACCGATCTTGCCGCGATGGACTATTCAGTGATCACCGCGGCGTGA
- a CDS encoding helix-turn-helix transcriptional regulator — MMASEAPNQLGIYLRDRRTRLDPAAFGFGGGRRRTPGLRREEVASRANISPTWYTWLEQGRGGAPSADVLNRIAKGLMLTEPEREHLYMLGLGRLPEARYQPVDGITPRLQRVLDGMVLSPAIIKTAMWDVVGWNHAATVLLTDYSKLPREDRNILRLMFGSKHVRSRNKDWESIARFVVGAFRADVARVNASTSAEVTRLVADLSAVSPEFVALWQDNDVIAHGEGVKRIRHPNAGLLAMDYSSFAVEGRPELGMIIYNPATPKDAEKLRMLLDAHDD; from the coding sequence ATGATGGCCAGCGAAGCGCCTAACCAGCTCGGCATCTATTTGCGTGATCGCCGCACCCGCCTCGATCCGGCGGCATTCGGGTTTGGCGGCGGTCGGCGACGCACTCCTGGGTTGCGTCGTGAGGAAGTGGCGAGCCGGGCCAATATCAGTCCGACATGGTATACCTGGCTGGAGCAGGGGCGCGGCGGTGCGCCATCCGCAGACGTTCTCAACCGGATCGCCAAGGGCCTGATGTTGACCGAGCCGGAACGTGAGCATCTGTACATGCTAGGCCTGGGTCGCCTTCCCGAGGCGCGCTATCAGCCGGTCGATGGCATCACCCCCCGGCTGCAACGCGTGCTTGACGGGATGGTGCTGAGCCCGGCGATCATCAAGACGGCGATGTGGGATGTGGTTGGCTGGAACCACGCAGCGACGGTACTCCTGACCGACTATTCCAAGCTGCCGCGCGAAGATCGTAACATCCTTCGCCTGATGTTCGGCAGCAAGCATGTCCGCAGCCGGAACAAAGATTGGGAAAGCATCGCGCGCTTCGTCGTCGGCGCCTTTCGCGCGGACGTAGCGCGGGTAAATGCAAGCACCAGCGCCGAGGTCACGAGGCTGGTAGCAGACCTCAGCGCGGTCAGCCCCGAGTTCGTTGCATTGTGGCAGGACAACGACGTGATCGCTCATGGCGAAGGGGTGAAGCGAATCCGTCACCCCAATGCAGGACTGCTCGCGATGGATTACTCGTCATTCGCTGTGGAAGGCCGGCCGGAGCTGGGAATGATCATCTACAATCCCGCCACGCCGAAAGATGCTGAAAAGCTGCGCATGCTA